The Pseudomonas solani genome segment TGGTTGAAGATCTGCACGTGGCACGGGCAGTTCATCGGCTTGACGGCGTAGTCGCGGCTCTCGGAAGCCGTGGTGAACATGTTCTCGGCGTAGTTGGACCAGTGGCCCGAACGCTCCCAGAGGATGCGATCGACGACCTGGGGCGTACGCACTTCCACATAGCCGTGCTCACGCTGCACCTGGCGCATGTACTGCTCCAGCACCTGGTACAGGGTCCAGCCATTGGGGTGCCAGAACACCATGCCCGGCGCTTCTTCCTGCAGGTGGAACAGGTCGAGCTGCTTGCCGATGCGGCGGTGGTCGCGCTTCTCGGCCTCTTCGATGCGCTGGACGTAGGCGGCCAGCTGCTTCTTGTCGGCCCAGGCGGTGCCATAGATACGCTGCAGCTGCTCGTTCTTCGAGTCGCCGCGCCAGTAGGCACCGGAAATCTTGGTGAGCTTGAACGCTTTCAGGAAGCGGGTGTTGGGCACGTGCGGGCCCCGGCACATGTCCACGTACTCCTCATGGAAGTACAGGCCCATGGCCTTCTCGTCCGGCATGTCCTCGACCAGGCGCAGCTTGTAATCCTCGCCACGGGCCTTGAACACTTCGATCACCTCGGCGCGCGGGGTGACCTTCTTGATGACGTCGTAATCCTTGTCGATCAGCTCGGCCATGCGCTTTTCGATGGCGGCCATATCGTCAGGCGTGAAGGAGCGCTCGAAGGCGATGTCGTAATAGAAGCCTTCATCGATGACCGGGCCGATCACCATGCGGGCGGTCGGATAGAGCTGCTTGACGGCATGACCGACCAGGTGGGCGCAGGAGTGACGAATGATCTCGACTCCAGCCTCGTCCTTGGGGGTGATGATCTGCAGGGTCGCGTCGTTTTCGATCAGGTCGCAGGCATCGACGAGCTTGCCGTCGACCTTGCCGGCGACGGTGGCCTTGGCCAGGCCGGCACCAATGGATTGCGCCACCTCGAGTACGGATACCGGGTGATCGAACGAACGCTGACTGCCGTCGGGAAGAGTAATGATGGGCATGGCGCCTCCTCTCCTAGTGGTGACCTCTACCAAAGGCCACATGGGTTGGGATGAGCCAGTAATTGATCCGGTGGTATGCCTGCCACACGATGACAGAGCCCGAAGGCCAACCGAGCCGAACCAGAGTCACTGGAGGTATCGAGAACCGCGGATGCTTCCAGAAACAGATGACACTGACAAGCTTCCGATGCCACCGGCACACCTTTATATAGGCAGCACGAACGGCAGCGAGAGTGCGAACGTCACGAGAAGATCGGGAGAGACCGCGCGGTCGCGCACTCTACCACAAAAAAATCAACGACTTAGAAGCGCCCCGGCACGAGAAGCCATCTCCCATCGGCAAGCGAGCAGAGACAGCGACATCGCCAGCCCAGGCACAGCGCAGCCTGACACTCTTTTGCCATCATTGAAATGTGATGAGAATCACACAGATTTACCGATCAGTTCACAGACGCACTGATATGCTCCGGCGAATACATCGACCAAGGAGCCCTACGATGAAGGAACAACGTACTTTCCTTGCTCTCCGCGCCCACATTGACGAGCTGCTCAGGGACGGAGCCAGCATCATCAGTCGCGACCCTCTCACCCTGAAGGTCAGCGGCCATCTCTATCGCGTCAATTACGGCATGCTGATCAGCCACTCCGTAGCCGCCTGACCGCGCCCGGGCGCTCTCGCCCGGCGCTGCCCCGCCCTCCCCGCCCGACACCCTGCCCGACGGCACTCCTGACTGCACATCCA includes the following:
- the thrS gene encoding threonine--tRNA ligase translates to MPIITLPDGSQRSFDHPVSVLEVAQSIGAGLAKATVAGKVDGKLVDACDLIENDATLQIITPKDEAGVEIIRHSCAHLVGHAVKQLYPTARMVIGPVIDEGFYYDIAFERSFTPDDMAAIEKRMAELIDKDYDVIKKVTPRAEVIEVFKARGEDYKLRLVEDMPDEKAMGLYFHEEYVDMCRGPHVPNTRFLKAFKLTKISGAYWRGDSKNEQLQRIYGTAWADKKQLAAYVQRIEEAEKRDHRRIGKQLDLFHLQEEAPGMVFWHPNGWTLYQVLEQYMRQVQREHGYVEVRTPQVVDRILWERSGHWSNYAENMFTTASESRDYAVKPMNCPCHVQIFNQGLKSYRDLPLRLAEFGACHRNEPSGALHGIMRVRGFTQDDAHIFCTEEQVKKEAADFIKLTLQVYSDFGFGDVSMKLSTRPAKRVGSDELWDRAEGALADALNESGLAWEYQPGEGAFYGPKIEFTLKDCLGRNWQCGTLQYDPNLPERLDASYIAEDNSRTRPVMLHRAILGSFERFIGMLIEHYAGLFPAWLAPTQAVIMNITDKQADFALEVEKTLNQSGFRAKSDLRNEKIGFKIREHTLLKVPYLLVIGDREVETRSVAVRTREGVDLGSMPLDQFVTTLAQAVSRRGRQELE